TGTCCGGGGAAACCTGGAGGACCGTCCCGCAAATAGACAGCCGTGGAGCAAAACGGTATGATAAGGACGAAGCTGTTTTGCATACGGGAGGATCATGCGGGAATGAAAGAAATCATCGCTCGGTTTATCGCCATTATGCTGCTCGTCATTCCAGGCCTTGGAGCGACTTATGGATTTTTGCTTATGAAGGATGCCGTTTTTCAATACTTCTCGTCACTGGGTGAGAACGCCTCCGGCGAGCCGTTCGGTTGGGGGAAAATGCTCCTGGGATTCGTGCTGTTTGCGTTCGGAATCGGTTTTATCGGGGGCTGGACGTTCTTCCGGGACCGGAAACGGAATTATGTAGCCCCAAGGTTCAAGCAAAAACGGCCTCGTCCGCCGCGGCAGAACGTTTAATCTGCGCTTCATAGGTGGACGCCTCTTGCCGTTCTTTGAGAGGAAGTTGCCAGCCTAGGGAGTTACCAGCCTGTTTATAGCAAAGTTTGGCAGTTCAATGATCCTATATGCTTAACGATCGAAAAAAGGAAGGCCGCAACGGTGACGGCCTTCCTTTTTCAATTATGGA
This genomic window from Paenibacillus humicola contains:
- a CDS encoding DUF2627 domain-containing protein — protein: MKEIIARFIAIMLLVIPGLGATYGFLLMKDAVFQYFSSLGENASGEPFGWGKMLLGFVLFAFGIGFIGGWTFFRDRKRNYVAPRFKQKRPRPPRQNV